The Psychrobacillus sp. FSL K6-2836 nucleotide sequence TTTAGATCAAAATCGAGTATCTGTCGTTTCATTAAGAGACTTTAAGAAAACGGCACGTGACTTAATTGAGGCGTGTCGAATTAAGAGCAATATTCATCCCCTATTAGCAGACCACACGTTTAGAGAAGCAGAACGTTTTATAGAAATTATCGATCTATTTGAGGAAAATCTTACTAACGGAACCCCTGCAGTAGGACAATAACCACACAGTAGAGAGCGGGAAAGCTAAATTTTCATGATATTAACAGAGTAATAAAAATATTTTATATTGAAATTTTAATTCGAAAAACATATATTTAGAGTATCGAAATAAAAAAGAAGAGGTACTCTATGTATATTTGGATTGCTGATTGGAAAAAGAAGTTGTCATCCTTTAATAGGAATGTGAAAATGTTTATGCTTGCAAATATACTCATTCAAATTGGAATGGGTGTATTTTCAGTTATGTACAACCTATACATAAAAGAGCTTGGCTTCCCTGAAACACTTAATGGCAAGATTATTTCTATGACATCTCTTGCTTCTGCCCTTATGTTAGTGCCGGCAGGTTATTTAAGTGACCGGTTAGGTAGGAAAAGAATCATAATCGCAGGTGCTGTAGTTGCTGCAAGTACTCTATTCTACAGAAGTTTAGTAACGGGCGAACAATCACTGATTTATGCTGCATTCTTTACAGGATTATTTATGGCATTAGTTCAGGTATCCGGCGTTCCTTTTTTAGCTGAAAATACAGATTCTAGTGAGCGTATGCACCTATTTAGTATTCACTTTTCCTTGATGACCATTGCTAGTGTAGTGGGAAGTTTAGGGGGAGGGGTGTTAGCTGATGCCCTTCATGTAATTGGAAATATTCCTACAGTAGATTCCATTAAGTATGTATTAATAATTGGAGCGATTATTTTTACATTGGGTATAGTTCCTTTATTTCAGCTGAAGCCAATAAAAATAGAGGAGAATACTGAGGAGCAAACGGAAGAATCAGGAGTAAGTGCTCCAAGTGGATTCCGAAAAAATCTGAAGGTTATTGTGTTATTTGGAATTGCGAACTTATTGATCGGAACAGGTTCAGGACTTGTAATTCCTTACTTGAACTTATACTTTTCCAACCGATTCGATGCATCGAACACTTATATTGGACTCATCCTGTCGCTCGGATCTGCGATGACGGCAGTGGCAATGTTACTAGGACCTGCCCTTGTGAAGAAGGTCGGGAAAGTAAAGGCTTTAGTTATTTTTCAGCTGCTCTCAATACCATTTCTATTTATCACTGGTTATACCAATTCTTTAATCATCGCTTCTATAGCGTTTTTAATGCGCCAGGCTTTGATGAATGCTGGGAATCCTATTCAAAGTGCAATTGCAATGGACCTAGTGCAGGATAAATATAAGGGGCTTGCAAACTCAGTAAATCAAATGGTTTTTAATGTAGGATGGGCAAGTACTGGAGCTATTTCAACGGGGCTTGTCATGACATTTGGCTTTTACTGGGGATATGCATATACATTTACGATTACCGGAATTCTATATATTATTGCATCTACCTATTTTTATTTATTGTTTGGACGTAAGAAGACTAGTAGCAATTAGAATTATGTCCCTGAAGAAACTAAGAGCTACCTGCCATATGATTTAACATCAATTTATCATTTTTTTGTGGGAATAAAAAAGTGTATGGAAGTGAAGAAATCAATTCCATACACTTTAGTAGGAAGTTGTAGTTTATAAAAAAAGATTGTTTATAGTTTGATAAAAATTACTTCTCAAATTTTTGTTAGAAGTGACTTCTATTGAATACTTATGTTAAAAATGCATTAAAAATTTTGA carries:
- a CDS encoding MFS transporter; its protein translation is MYIWIADWKKKLSSFNRNVKMFMLANILIQIGMGVFSVMYNLYIKELGFPETLNGKIISMTSLASALMLVPAGYLSDRLGRKRIIIAGAVVAASTLFYRSLVTGEQSLIYAAFFTGLFMALVQVSGVPFLAENTDSSERMHLFSIHFSLMTIASVVGSLGGGVLADALHVIGNIPTVDSIKYVLIIGAIIFTLGIVPLFQLKPIKIEENTEEQTEESGVSAPSGFRKNLKVIVLFGIANLLIGTGSGLVIPYLNLYFSNRFDASNTYIGLILSLGSAMTAVAMLLGPALVKKVGKVKALVIFQLLSIPFLFITGYTNSLIIASIAFLMRQALMNAGNPIQSAIAMDLVQDKYKGLANSVNQMVFNVGWASTGAISTGLVMTFGFYWGYAYTFTITGILYIIASTYFYLLFGRKKTSSN